In a genomic window of Streptomyces noursei ATCC 11455:
- a CDS encoding succinate dehydrogenase/fumarate reductase iron-sulfur subunit, with product MKLTLRVWRQRNADADGAMSTYEVDGVSPDMSFLEMLDTLNEELILTGEDPVAFDHDCREGICGACSLVINGDAHGPERTTTCQLHMRSFEDGDTIDVEPWRAAAFPVVKDLVVDRSAFDRIIQAGGYVTAPTGAAPEAHATPVPKPDADFAFEHAECIGCGACVAACPNGAAMLFTSAKVNHLNVLPQGAPERASRVLDMVAQMDEEGFGGCTLAGECATACPKGIPLFSITKMNREFLRAARKGR from the coding sequence ATGAAGCTCACCCTGCGCGTCTGGCGGCAGCGGAACGCCGACGCCGACGGCGCCATGTCCACGTACGAGGTGGACGGCGTCTCCCCCGACATGTCCTTCCTGGAGATGCTCGACACCCTCAACGAGGAACTCATCCTCACCGGCGAGGACCCGGTCGCCTTCGACCACGACTGCCGGGAGGGCATCTGCGGGGCCTGCTCGCTCGTCATCAACGGCGACGCGCACGGCCCGGAGCGGACCACCACCTGCCAGCTCCACATGCGGTCCTTCGAGGACGGCGACACCATCGACGTCGAGCCGTGGCGGGCCGCGGCCTTCCCGGTCGTGAAGGACCTGGTCGTCGACCGCTCGGCGTTCGACCGGATCATCCAGGCCGGCGGCTACGTCACCGCGCCGACCGGGGCCGCCCCCGAGGCGCACGCCACGCCGGTGCCCAAGCCGGACGCCGACTTCGCCTTCGAGCACGCCGAGTGCATCGGCTGCGGCGCCTGCGTCGCGGCCTGCCCCAACGGCGCGGCGATGCTCTTCACGTCCGCGAAGGTCAACCACCTCAACGTGCTGCCGCAGGGCGCGCCGGAGCGCGCGTCCCGGGTGCTGGACATGGTGGCCCAGATGGACGAGGAGGGCTTCGGCGGCTGCACCCTGGCCGGCGAGTGCGCCACCGCCTGCCCCAAGGGCATCCCGCTGTTCAGCATCACGAAGATGAACCGGGAGTTCCTCCGGGCGGCGCGCAAGGGCCGCTGA
- a CDS encoding fumarate reductase/succinate dehydrogenase flavoprotein subunit codes for MTYSDFATGEPVADTTAPAGPIAERWDTRRFEAKLVNPANRRKHTVIVVGTGLAGGSAGATLAEQGYHVVQFCYQDSPRRAHSIAAQGGINAAKNYRNDGDSVHRLFYDTVKGGDFRARESNVHRLAQVSVEIIDQCVAQGVPFAREYGGLLDTRSFGGVQVSRTFYARGQTGQQLLLGAYQALSRQIAAGNVEMHPRTEMLDLIVVDGRARGIVARDLITGKISSYFADAVVLASGGYGNVFYLSTNAMNSNATAVWRAHRRGAYFANPCFTQIHPTCIPRTGDHQSKLTLMSESLRNDGRIWVPKAKGDTRPANEIPEDERDYYLERIYPSFGNLVPRDIASRAAKNVCDEGRGVGPGGQGVYLDFADAIERMGRKAVEAKYGNLFDMYQRITDEDPYRVPMRIYPAVHYTMGGLWVDYDLQTTVPGLFAIGEANFSDHGANRLGASALMQGLADGYFVLPSTINDYLARNPHQETVTADHPVVTEALAETEDRLNRLLAVDGDRTPDSFHREIGELMWEYCGMARTDEGLRKALDRIPQIREEFWRRIRVPGTGEEFNQSLEKANRIVDYLELAELMCLDALHRRESCGGHFREESQTPDGEAARRDEEFSYAAAWEFTGTGAAPTLHKEDLVFEYVHPTQRSYA; via the coding sequence ATGACCTACTCCGACTTCGCGACCGGGGAGCCGGTCGCCGACACCACGGCACCGGCCGGCCCGATAGCCGAGCGCTGGGACACCCGGCGCTTCGAGGCCAAGCTGGTCAACCCGGCCAACCGCCGCAAGCACACCGTCATCGTCGTCGGGACCGGACTGGCCGGCGGCTCGGCCGGCGCCACCCTGGCCGAACAGGGCTACCACGTCGTCCAGTTCTGCTACCAGGACTCGCCGCGCCGGGCCCACTCCATCGCCGCGCAGGGCGGCATCAACGCGGCGAAGAACTACCGCAACGACGGCGACTCCGTCCACCGTCTCTTCTACGACACCGTCAAGGGCGGCGACTTCCGCGCCCGCGAGTCCAACGTGCACCGGCTCGCCCAGGTCTCCGTCGAGATCATCGACCAGTGCGTCGCCCAGGGCGTCCCCTTCGCCCGCGAGTACGGCGGCCTCCTCGACACCCGCTCCTTCGGCGGCGTCCAGGTCTCCCGCACCTTCTACGCCCGCGGCCAGACGGGACAGCAACTGCTGCTCGGCGCCTACCAGGCGCTCAGCAGGCAGATCGCGGCGGGCAACGTCGAGATGCACCCGCGCACCGAGATGCTCGACCTGATCGTCGTCGACGGACGGGCGCGCGGCATCGTGGCGCGGGACCTGATCACCGGGAAGATCTCCAGCTACTTCGCCGACGCGGTGGTGCTGGCCTCCGGCGGCTACGGCAACGTCTTCTACCTGTCGACGAACGCCATGAACTCCAACGCCACCGCGGTCTGGCGGGCGCACCGGCGCGGCGCGTACTTCGCCAACCCCTGCTTCACGCAGATCCACCCGACCTGCATCCCGCGCACCGGCGACCACCAGTCCAAGCTGACGCTGATGAGCGAGTCGCTGCGCAACGACGGCCGGATCTGGGTCCCGAAGGCGAAGGGCGACACCCGCCCGGCGAACGAGATCCCCGAGGACGAGCGCGACTACTACCTGGAGCGGATCTACCCGTCCTTCGGCAACCTCGTGCCCCGTGACATCGCCTCCCGCGCCGCGAAGAACGTCTGCGACGAGGGCCGCGGCGTCGGCCCCGGCGGACAGGGCGTCTACCTCGACTTCGCCGACGCGATCGAGCGCATGGGCCGCAAGGCCGTCGAGGCCAAGTACGGCAACCTCTTCGACATGTACCAGCGGATCACCGACGAGGATCCGTACCGGGTGCCGATGCGCATCTACCCGGCCGTGCACTACACGATGGGCGGGCTGTGGGTCGACTACGACCTGCAGACCACCGTCCCGGGCCTGTTCGCGATCGGCGAGGCCAACTTCTCCGACCACGGCGCCAACCGGCTGGGCGCCAGCGCCCTGATGCAGGGCCTGGCCGACGGCTACTTCGTCCTCCCGTCCACCATCAACGACTACCTGGCGCGCAACCCGCACCAGGAGACCGTCACCGCCGACCACCCGGTGGTGACGGAGGCGCTGGCCGAGACCGAGGACCGGCTGAACCGGCTGCTCGCCGTCGACGGCGACCGCACCCCGGACTCCTTCCACCGCGAGATCGGCGAACTCATGTGGGAGTACTGCGGGATGGCCCGCACCGACGAGGGCCTGCGCAAGGCGCTGGACCGGATCCCGCAGATCCGCGAGGAGTTCTGGCGGCGCATCAGGGTGCCCGGCACCGGTGAGGAGTTCAACCAGTCACTGGAGAAGGCCAACCGCATCGTCGACTACCTGGAGCTCGCCGAGCTGATGTGCCTCGACGCGCTGCACCGCCGCGAGTCCTGCGGCGGCCACTTCCGGGAGGAGTCGCAGACCCCCGACGGCGAGGCCGCCCGCCGCGACGAGGAGTTCTCCTACGCCGCCGCCTGGGAGTTCACCGGCACCGGCGCGGCCCCCACCCTGCACAAGGAAGACCTGGTCTTCGAGTACGTCCACCCCACCCAGCGGAGCTACGCATGA
- a CDS encoding succinate dehydrogenase, translated as MALATRTDRRPSNQPSARQRSPRGGGRATGGRTLWDSSVGKKTVMAVSGVIMLLYLVAHVIGNLKIFFGPGEFNHYAHWLRTVGEPFMHYEWTLWLVRVVLIVAVVAHAVSAYQLSRRDIRARPTRYVHKKPRASYATRTMRWGGIILGLFIVWHILDLTTGTVHPGGFQPGHPYQNVVDTFSTWYGNVIYLVAMLALGLHVRHGFWSAAQTLGAGGRSRDRLLKTVANLLALVLTAGFIAVPVGVMTGLVS; from the coding sequence ATGGCACTGGCAACGCGGACGGACCGACGGCCGTCGAATCAGCCCAGCGCGCGGCAGCGCTCCCCCCGGGGCGGCGGTCGGGCGACGGGTGGGCGCACCCTGTGGGACAGCTCCGTCGGCAAGAAGACGGTCATGGCCGTCAGCGGCGTGATCATGCTGCTGTACCTGGTCGCCCATGTGATCGGCAACCTCAAGATCTTCTTCGGTCCCGGGGAGTTCAACCACTACGCGCACTGGCTGCGCACCGTCGGCGAACCCTTCATGCACTACGAGTGGACGCTGTGGCTGGTCCGCGTCGTGCTGATCGTCGCCGTGGTCGCGCACGCCGTCTCCGCGTATCAGCTCAGCCGCCGCGACATCAGGGCGCGCCCCACCAGGTACGTCCACAAGAAGCCCCGGGCGAGTTACGCCACCCGCACGATGCGCTGGGGCGGGATCATCCTCGGCCTGTTCATCGTCTGGCACATCCTCGACCTGACCACCGGCACCGTGCACCCGGGCGGCTTCCAGCCGGGCCACCCGTACCAGAACGTCGTGGACACCTTCTCCACCTGGTACGGCAACGTCATCTACCTCGTCGCGATGCTCGCCCTCGGTCTGCACGTCCGGCACGGCTTCTGGAGCGCCGCGCAGACCCTCGGTGCCGGCGGCCGGAGCCGCGACCGCCTCCTGAAGACCGTGGCGAACCTGCTCGCGCTGGTGCTGACCGCGGGCTTCATCGCCGTCCCCGTCGGCGTCATGACCGGATTGGTGAGCTGA
- a CDS encoding LysR family transcriptional regulator: MQLQQLRYFTAVADTRHFTRAAEREHVAQPSLSQQIRALERELGAELFHRARGHIALTDAGETLLPLARRILADTETARREVQEVAQLRRGRLRLGAPPSLCASLVPDVLSAFHATYPGVDLIVSEDGSQDLVRALADGELDLALIITPLPGQAPALATAELLREELVVVSAPSRPAPVAGRRTRIRVEDLRGRPLAMFRRGYDLREFTTAACRAAGFEPTFTVEGGEMDAVLGFVRAGLGIAVVPSMVAERSGLRVTPFATPGMHRVVSVAHRGDVSPPRAARELDRILRAHLADGMP; this comes from the coding sequence ATGCAGTTGCAGCAGCTCCGCTACTTCACGGCCGTGGCCGACACCCGCCACTTCACCCGCGCCGCCGAACGCGAACACGTCGCCCAGCCCTCGCTCTCCCAGCAGATCCGCGCCCTGGAACGGGAGTTGGGCGCCGAGCTGTTCCACCGCGCCCGCGGCCACATCGCCCTCACCGACGCCGGCGAGACCCTGCTGCCGCTGGCCCGCCGGATCCTCGCCGACACCGAGACCGCCCGCCGCGAGGTCCAGGAGGTCGCCCAGCTGCGCCGCGGCCGGCTCCGCCTCGGCGCCCCGCCCAGCCTCTGCGCCAGCCTCGTCCCGGACGTGCTGAGCGCCTTCCACGCCACCTACCCGGGCGTCGACCTGATCGTCAGCGAGGACGGCTCCCAGGACCTCGTCCGGGCCCTGGCCGACGGCGAGCTGGACCTCGCGCTGATCATCACCCCGCTGCCCGGCCAGGCCCCGGCGCTGGCCACCGCGGAGCTGCTGCGCGAGGAACTGGTGGTGGTCTCCGCCCCGAGCCGCCCGGCACCGGTGGCCGGCCGGCGCACCCGGATCCGCGTCGAGGACCTCCGCGGCCGTCCGCTGGCGATGTTCCGCCGCGGCTACGACCTGCGGGAATTCACCACCGCCGCGTGCCGCGCGGCCGGCTTCGAACCGACCTTCACCGTCGAGGGCGGCGAGATGGACGCCGTCCTCGGCTTCGTCCGGGCCGGGCTCGGCATCGCCGTCGTGCCCAGCATGGTCGCCGAACGCTCCGGGCTGCGGGTCACCCCGTTCGCCACCCCGGGCATGCACCGGGTGGTCTCGGTCGCGCACCGCGGCGACGTCTCACCGCCCCGCGCCGCCCGCGAACTGGACCGCATCCTGCGCGCACACCTGGCGGACGGCATGCCCTGA
- a CDS encoding TIGR03085 family metal-binding protein has translation MSTHAKRERLLLADLLESAGPEAPTLCEGWTTRDLAAHVVVRERRADASAGIVVKPLAARLARVQAEFAAKPYEELLQLIRTGPPKMSPFALKQVDEASNTVEFYVHAEDVRRAQPDWSPRELDPVFADALWVRLERAARVLGRKAPVGVVLRRPDGQTAVAHRGTPVVTVTGEPGELTLFAFGRLDAAKVELDGDEDAVAKLRAAQLGV, from the coding sequence ATGTCGACCCATGCGAAGCGTGAACGGCTCCTTCTGGCCGACTTGTTGGAGAGCGCGGGCCCCGAGGCGCCGACGCTGTGCGAGGGCTGGACGACGCGGGATCTGGCCGCGCACGTGGTGGTGCGCGAGCGGCGCGCCGACGCGTCCGCGGGGATCGTGGTCAAGCCGCTGGCGGCGCGGCTCGCGCGGGTGCAGGCCGAGTTCGCGGCGAAGCCGTACGAGGAGCTGCTCCAGCTCATCAGGACCGGTCCGCCGAAGATGTCCCCGTTCGCGCTCAAGCAGGTCGACGAGGCGTCCAACACCGTGGAGTTCTACGTCCACGCCGAGGACGTGCGGCGGGCCCAGCCGGACTGGTCGCCGCGCGAGCTGGACCCGGTCTTCGCGGACGCGCTGTGGGTGCGGCTGGAGCGGGCGGCCCGGGTGCTGGGCCGGAAGGCGCCGGTGGGGGTGGTGCTGCGGCGGCCGGACGGGCAGACCGCGGTGGCGCACCGGGGCACCCCGGTGGTGACGGTCACCGGTGAGCCGGGCGAGCTGACGCTGTTCGCCTTCGGCCGGCTGGACGCGGCGAAGGTGGAGCTGGACGGGGACGAGGACGCGGTGGCGAAGCTGCGGGCGGCGCAGCTGGGGGTCTGA
- the hisI gene encoding phosphoribosyl-AMP cyclohydrolase translates to MTSSRATTPDPTTPGLDPAVAARLKRGADGLFPAIAQQYDTGEVLMLGWMDDEALHRTLTTGRCTYWSRSRREYWVKGDTSGHAQYVKSVALDCDADTVLVKVDQVGAACHTGARTCFDEDVLAGATPADQ, encoded by the coding sequence ATGACCAGCAGCCGCGCCACCACCCCCGACCCCACCACCCCCGGTCTGGACCCCGCCGTCGCCGCCCGCCTCAAGCGCGGCGCCGACGGCCTGTTCCCGGCCATCGCCCAGCAGTACGACACCGGCGAGGTGCTGATGCTCGGCTGGATGGACGACGAGGCGCTGCACCGCACCCTCACCACCGGCCGCTGCACCTACTGGTCCCGCAGCCGCCGGGAGTACTGGGTCAAGGGCGACACCTCCGGGCACGCCCAGTACGTCAAGTCCGTCGCCCTGGACTGCGACGCCGACACCGTCCTGGTCAAGGTCGACCAGGTCGGCGCCGCCTGCCACACCGGGGCCCGCACCTGCTTCGACGAGGACGTGCTGGCCGGCGCGACCCCCGCCGACCAGTAG
- a CDS encoding anthranilate synthase component I, whose product MTTGTTGTAAPDLDTFRTLAKDRRVIPVTRRLLADGDTPVGLYRKLAAERPGTFLLESAENGRTWSRYSFIGVRSAATLTVRDGQAHWLGTPPVGVPTDGDPLAALRATVETLHTPHDLIEGEGLPPFTGGMVGYLGYDVVRRLEKVGEHTTDDLGLPELTMLLTSDLAVLDHWSGTVLLIANAINHNDLETGVDEAYADAVARLDAMADDLARPAPAGAAALPPSAVPPYTGKWGADAFMAAVEDVKERIRAGEAFQVVPSQRFETPCTASALDVYRVLRATNPSPYMYLFRFEGADGRPFDVVGSSPEALVKVEGGRAMVHPIAGTRPRGATVQEDQALADELMADPKERAEHLMLVDLGRNDLGRVCEPGSVEVVDFMSVERYSHVMHIVSTVTGTVAADRTAFDVLTACFPAGTLSGAPKPRALQIIEELEPTRRGLYGGCVGYLDFAGDSDTAIAIRTALLRDGTAYVQAGAGIVADSDPVAEDTECRNKAAAVLRAVHTANHLGK is encoded by the coding sequence ATGACCACGGGAACCACCGGCACCGCCGCACCGGACCTCGACACCTTCCGCACGCTCGCCAAGGACCGACGGGTCATCCCCGTCACCCGGCGCCTCCTGGCGGACGGCGACACCCCGGTCGGCCTCTACCGCAAGCTCGCCGCCGAGCGCCCCGGCACCTTCCTGCTCGAATCCGCCGAGAACGGCCGTACGTGGTCGCGGTACTCGTTCATCGGCGTGCGCAGTGCGGCGACGCTCACCGTCCGCGACGGGCAGGCCCACTGGCTCGGCACCCCGCCGGTCGGCGTCCCCACCGACGGCGACCCGCTCGCCGCGCTGCGCGCCACCGTCGAGACCCTGCACACTCCCCACGACCTCATCGAGGGCGAGGGACTGCCCCCGTTCACCGGCGGCATGGTCGGCTACCTCGGCTACGACGTCGTGCGCCGCCTGGAGAAGGTCGGCGAGCACACCACCGACGACCTCGGCCTGCCCGAGCTCACCATGCTGCTCACCTCCGACCTCGCCGTGCTGGACCACTGGAGCGGCACGGTCCTGCTGATCGCCAACGCGATCAACCACAACGACCTGGAAACCGGCGTCGACGAGGCGTACGCGGACGCGGTGGCCCGCCTGGACGCGATGGCCGACGACCTCGCCCGCCCCGCGCCCGCCGGCGCCGCGGCCCTCCCGCCGTCCGCCGTGCCCCCGTACACCGGCAAGTGGGGCGCCGACGCCTTCATGGCCGCCGTCGAGGACGTCAAGGAGCGCATCCGGGCCGGCGAGGCGTTCCAGGTGGTGCCCTCCCAGCGGTTCGAAACCCCCTGCACGGCAAGCGCGTTGGACGTCTACCGCGTGCTGCGGGCCACCAACCCCAGCCCGTACATGTACCTCTTCCGCTTCGAGGGCGCGGACGGCCGCCCCTTCGACGTGGTCGGCTCCAGCCCCGAGGCGCTGGTCAAGGTCGAGGGCGGCCGGGCGATGGTGCACCCGATCGCCGGCACCCGCCCGCGCGGCGCGACCGTCCAGGAGGACCAGGCGCTCGCCGACGAGCTGATGGCCGACCCCAAGGAGCGCGCCGAACACCTGATGCTGGTGGACCTGGGCCGCAACGACCTGGGCCGGGTCTGCGAACCGGGCAGCGTCGAGGTCGTCGACTTCATGTCCGTGGAGCGCTACAGCCACGTCATGCACATCGTCTCGACGGTCACCGGCACGGTCGCCGCCGACCGCACCGCCTTCGACGTGCTCACCGCCTGCTTCCCCGCCGGCACCCTCTCCGGCGCCCCCAAGCCGCGCGCCCTGCAGATCATCGAGGAGCTGGAGCCGACCCGGCGCGGCCTGTACGGCGGCTGCGTGGGCTATCTGGACTTCGCCGGCGACTCCGACACCGCCATCGCCATCCGCACCGCCCTGCTGCGCGACGGCACCGCCTACGTCCAGGCCGGCGCCGGCATCGTCGCCGACTCCGACCCGGTCGCCGAGGACACCGAGTGCCGCAACAAGGCCGCGGCCGTCCTCCGCGCCGTCCACACCGCCAACCACCTGGGGAAATGA
- a CDS encoding TIGR02234 family membrane protein: MSAAPQPRTDTEPAPTPARPAPSAKRSLALALLLGAAGAGLALLASGRIWARGTAVLAQGELPRTVTGADVTGVPGALAVVGLAALVAVFAVRRVGRIMVAALLALSGLGVIVAAALGNADTSALREKAADAVGLAGADVHHVTHTAWPWVAAAGGLLLLLAGVLALVFGRSWPAMSGRYERTPGGARGPRRAPAAPDLERPEEIWKSLDRGEDPTR; encoded by the coding sequence GTGAGTGCCGCACCCCAGCCCCGTACCGACACCGAGCCGGCCCCGACCCCGGCCCGGCCCGCGCCCAGCGCCAAGCGCTCCCTCGCCCTGGCGCTGCTGCTCGGCGCCGCCGGCGCCGGCCTGGCGCTGCTGGCCTCCGGCCGCATCTGGGCCCGGGGCACCGCGGTGCTGGCCCAGGGCGAGCTGCCGCGCACCGTGACCGGCGCCGACGTGACCGGGGTGCCCGGCGCGCTGGCGGTGGTCGGCCTGGCCGCCCTGGTCGCGGTCTTCGCGGTCCGCCGGGTCGGCCGGATCATGGTAGCCGCGCTGCTGGCCCTCAGCGGCCTGGGCGTCATCGTCGCCGCCGCGCTCGGCAACGCCGACACCTCGGCGCTGCGCGAGAAGGCCGCCGACGCGGTCGGCCTGGCCGGCGCCGATGTGCATCACGTCACCCACACCGCCTGGCCCTGGGTGGCCGCCGCCGGCGGCCTGCTGCTGCTCCTGGCCGGGGTGCTGGCCCTGGTCTTCGGCCGCTCCTGGCCCGCGATGTCGGGCCGGTACGAGCGCACCCCCGGCGGTGCCCGCGGCCCGCGGCGCGCCCCGGCGGCGCCGGACCTGGAGCGCCCCGAGGAGATCTGGAAGTCCCTGGACCGCGGCGAGGACCCCACCCGGTAA
- a CDS encoding HGxxPAAW family protein, translating into MSSSGHGHTPAAWTGVIIAFIGFCVAGAFIVMANVAGFWAGMVLIAAGALVGGLMRAAGMGQEPKRSAKPAPQAKAQPQEG; encoded by the coding sequence ATGTCGAGCAGTGGCCACGGACACACCCCCGCCGCCTGGACCGGCGTCATCATCGCGTTCATCGGCTTCTGTGTGGCCGGTGCCTTCATCGTGATGGCCAACGTGGCCGGCTTCTGGGCGGGCATGGTGCTGATCGCCGCCGGTGCCCTCGTGGGTGGCCTGATGCGCGCGGCCGGCATGGGCCAGGAGCCCAAGCGCTCCGCCAAGCCCGCCCCGCAGGCCAAGGCCCAGCCGCAGGAGGGCTGA
- a CDS encoding DUF2752 domain-containing protein yields the protein MSDPVVPLRPDVSRGPVRRLAAPVGTLAAVAAAFTWVGVVDPNEPGHYPVCPLRHLTGLLCPACGGLRSAHAIAHGDLLAALAANAPAVAGYAAFALFWLVWLARAARGRPTAGPRPRPAHWWALGALLLAFTVVRNLPLGAGLRP from the coding sequence GTGAGCGATCCCGTGGTCCCGCTGCGGCCGGACGTCTCCCGCGGCCCGGTGCGCCGGCTCGCGGCACCGGTCGGCACCCTGGCGGCGGTGGCCGCCGCCTTCACCTGGGTCGGCGTGGTCGACCCCAACGAACCGGGCCACTACCCGGTCTGCCCGCTGCGGCACCTCACCGGCCTGCTCTGTCCGGCCTGCGGCGGGCTGCGCAGCGCGCACGCCATCGCGCACGGCGACCTGCTCGCGGCGCTCGCCGCCAACGCCCCCGCGGTGGCCGGCTACGCCGCGTTCGCGCTCTTCTGGCTGGTCTGGCTGGCCCGGGCGGCGCGCGGTCGGCCCACCGCCGGTCCGCGGCCCCGGCCGGCCCACTGGTGGGCGCTGGGCGCCCTGCTGCTGGCCTTCACGGTCGTCCGCAACCTCCCCCTCGGCGCCGGACTGCGCCCGTGA
- the trpC gene encoding indole-3-glycerol phosphate synthase TrpC, which yields MSVLDEIIDGVRADLAERQARVGLDELKERARKARPAKDGVAALKGEGVRVICEVKRSSPSKGALAAIADPAGLAADYEAGGAAVISVLTEQRRFGGSLADLEAVRAKVDIPVLRKDFIVTAYQLWEARAYGADLALLIVAALEQEALVSLIERAESIGLTPLVEAHDEDEVQRAVDAGARIIGVNARNLKTLEVDRGTFARVAPEIPDHIVKVAESGVRGPHDLIAYANEGADAVLVGESLVTGKDPRTAVADLVAAGSHPAIRHGRD from the coding sequence GTGAGCGTGCTCGATGAGATCATCGACGGAGTCCGCGCCGACCTCGCAGAGCGGCAGGCGCGCGTCGGCCTCGACGAACTCAAGGAACGGGCCCGCAAGGCGCGACCGGCCAAGGACGGCGTCGCCGCGCTGAAGGGCGAGGGCGTCCGGGTGATCTGCGAGGTCAAGCGCTCCAGCCCGTCCAAGGGCGCGCTGGCCGCGATCGCCGACCCCGCGGGCCTGGCCGCCGACTACGAGGCGGGCGGCGCCGCGGTGATCTCCGTCCTCACCGAGCAGCGCCGGTTCGGCGGTTCGCTGGCCGACCTGGAAGCCGTCCGCGCCAAGGTGGACATCCCGGTCCTGCGCAAGGACTTCATCGTCACCGCCTACCAGCTCTGGGAGGCCCGGGCCTACGGCGCCGACCTCGCGCTGCTGATCGTCGCGGCGCTGGAGCAGGAGGCGCTGGTCTCGCTGATCGAGCGGGCCGAGTCGATCGGGCTGACGCCGCTGGTCGAGGCGCACGACGAGGACGAGGTGCAGCGCGCGGTGGACGCCGGCGCCCGGATCATCGGGGTCAACGCCCGCAACCTCAAGACCCTGGAGGTCGACCGGGGCACCTTCGCCCGGGTCGCCCCAGAGATCCCCGACCACATCGTCAAGGTCGCCGAGTCCGGGGTGCGCGGCCCGCACGACCTGATCGCCTACGCCAACGAGGGCGCCGACGCCGTCCTGGTGGGCGAGTCGCTGGTCACCGGCAAGGACCCCAGGACCGCGGTCGCCGACCTGGTCGCGGCCGGCTCCCACCCGGCGATCCGGCACGGCCGGGACTGA
- the trpM gene encoding tryptophan biosynthesis modulator TrpM — protein sequence MTAAPRRPVAKLVRSRRRSSGGSPIALPSWHRGCRAPGRRIRGRRVRYHIGSEPGQINGMRWRPGTVRVRRRPRSGGASLRTAVVTSSR from the coding sequence ATGACCGCCGCCCCCCGCCGCCCCGTGGCCAAGCTCGTCCGCTCGCGACGTCGTTCGAGCGGGGGGTCGCCGATCGCGCTGCCCTCGTGGCACCGCGGCTGCCGGGCACCCGGCCGGCGGATCCGGGGACGCCGGGTCCGGTACCACATCGGCTCCGAACCGGGCCAGATCAACGGGATGCGATGGCGTCCGGGGACCGTGCGCGTAAGGCGCCGTCCCCGTAGCGGCGGCGCGTCACTGCGCACAGCAGTCGTCACCTCATCCCGATAA